ATTGGAATATTTTCAAGTGCAATGAAACAAGTAATAAACGTGTGCTTTATTTCAGATGTAAGGGCGCTTTACAAATCATGAATCACGAACGCAGATATCGGCTTTGCCTGACAATGCCGCAGAGTGCGACTCGACACACTTGTGGCGTCATACTGTATGAATCATGCACTCCTTTTCTCGTACTCTCTATTTCCTAGTAGAGTGTTGCATCAAACATTGATGTTCCCATAGAGAGATCGTATCCTCCGATCAATATACTAATCTACAAGTATTAAAAGAAGATTATGGCAGCAAAATGAGGCATAGTTAGTTTCTCGGGGTCAGCTCATCTATCTTTGACTATCACCACAAAAACCGCAACCATAGCAAGAAAGCTGTTTATTCCGAAAGCTCAGGAACTTGATATATTTTAAAGAATCAGAAAACTGTTTTCATTTCCTAATGGTTTATCAATAATCAGTTTGATTTTAAGAATTGCGATATTTCTGACATGAGATCAGACAATGCCATTTCACTGGACCAATGATGCAAAGCGCGTGCAGTGAGGGGAGTGAAAGTGTTGTGCCGAAAGTAAACTGACACAGCGAAGAGCAAGAATAGCGACGTCCATTGTAAGGCTGTTCTGTAGGCCATAAAGCTGTGTTTATGGCCTAAAAGAAGTGAAGCCAGTTCGCAAATGATGCGCTGGCCACCAGAGCTTCTGTAAGGCCACTGCCACGAACACTGTGCTGACTCTCAATGGCTATTAGTGTGTCTGTGTGAGAAAGCTCCTTTAGTGGAGTCGTTCGCATAATGCCATCACTGGCCTACGCCAAAACTGTGCGTGTTTGCTGGCCCAAAAAAGTGGCTAGTTGCAGCATTAGCATTGGCCTGGAATGTGCAGGCTGCTCTGGAAGCGACGATGGGAGCGCGCGAACGGGCACATTTCAGTGGCCAAGAATAAGTAGGAAGTGTAGGAAGAATTCTGTCAGAAAAGTTCGGCGGCTTTAAGCCAAAGAAGAGCTCATAGAAAGTGGGGGTCGTTAATTCGCTGTCCGTTTGTACCACCTCGTGCGATAGCCGAATATGCCCTCTCCGCTGACGAAAAGATTCGACTTTGGTCGTCGAACAAATGTTACTTAGTTCGATTGTCAGATCGCAGTTGTCATAGAATATCTCGGCTCTTAAGGTTCACCTTTCAAGGGTCAATTGTTTATTTAACACCTTTCACCGACAATTAATTGAAACTTAAATTATAGAAAAGAAACGCTTAATTTCTTTTAAAACAGCCAACCAAATTTCGAGACTCACAACTTAAAACTGGCAACTCAATCGACAGCAGCATTCAATCGCCATGGAAGTGTCAACTGTAGGCTCGACTGCTAgtaataatagtagtagtagtagtaatattGATGGCAACACCACCACCATCACCAATAGAGGTCAACTGATCGGCAGTGTAGCCGATAATATACATTTGCAATCTCATCAACAAAAATCTCAACAACTTATGATCACAGTTAACAAGAGTGTTAGTAACTCTTTTGCCAATAATTTAGACAACTTCAACAACTCAATTATCGTTCAAAATTATAATAATGCTACCAATTTTCCCAACAAAATTTATCATGAAACACCGAGCATTTTTAAACAACAAATACAGCTAGATCAAATTCACCATGAAACCAACAAGAATGATTGTGAGTTAGCACTCTCCGACACTAATTTAGTCGCAGAAATTCGAGAAATTCTCAATCAACTTGTGTTGAGAGTTAATCGTGAACTCTTCCAATTAGATACCTTAAAAGGGAAACAATCAACAACTTTAAATAACAATGAACAAATCAAAGTGATTGAGGAGGCAGCTGCGCCTGTTACGTTTCATCATGCTGAAACCAACTATCAAATTAAAGAATCCATTACATTTGTACAAAATCCAACGCCACAAGTATTGAAAGACGAGAATTGTGCTTCATCTAATTCAGATGATGCTACTGGTGATTTAGTTATTGATTCAGTCCAGCCGCTTGACCAACAAGACGAGTCACCAGAACAAAGCACACCAACTACCATCCAACTTGATCAAAATGTGGCATCAATAGATAGTCCAAACCAGATTGAGTCGACAACAGTCCAACATGAGACGATAGAGTCATCCGAGGCGCCAGTTAACAAGTCAGTTGTAATCCAAGAGGGGATGCTACTAGAGGATGATAATGACGACTCTCGAGAAGAGAAAACAAAAGATATCATAACATTAAGGAATCTGGAAATATCACCGCCACCTATCTTATGTGAAGAGCCAACCAAGGACAAAGAAACTATTGCGGATACTCATGAAAATCATCGTCCAAAGAGAAGACGAACTTGTAGTCCTGAAGCTACAAAATTGAATGATTCAACTGAGAATAGTGGTCGTAGTAAGAGACAACGAAGGCAAACAAAACTTTTCCAAGCAGGAGATGTCCAGACGGACTATGTTCTTGACGGAGATGATTCATTGGCATCAACGCCTTCGGCAAAAGCGAGAACGAGTAGACCTACTTCACGCAATCGAAAAAAATCTACCACTTCATCATCAACCTCTGATGTAAATTCCATCGCTCAAGCCGCGATTGATACTGATCAACAAATCGTCAACAAACTTTATGAGAAAAACGACTATTTAGCTATTAGAAATGAGGATAATTCATTCTACTTGTGTCAACTTACAGAAGATGTCGACACCACACGCACAATGATCAAGGTAAGATGGCTCGACATAAAAGAAGGTGAGAAGTTTTACTTTCTCACTTCGCAAAACGACTTAATACCCCAGGCTTCTATCATCATGCCAATCACATTCCCGGATAGACCGAAAAATGAAAAGAAGGGCAAACAATATTTCGAACTCGAGGAAGAAGTCAGAGAGAATATAATGGACAGATTAAAGCGTAGTTTAAATATGACAACTGAAAGCGCCAGTTCTCAAGAGACGGGCACAGACGCGTCACAAGTATCTAATGCTCACTAACAAGTCTCCATTTGTGCAGATTCATGTATGATACATATTCACTTCTTTCTTCGAAAGCAATTCAATAAAAACGAATACTCATTACCAGTGTTGACAAAAATGATCTGTAAAATCCTTTTTTTTTGCTCTTTTCATGTTGCCCTAAGAAATTATCTATGATTGGACTAACGAGATCTCTATTGCATCTATACCATGTTCTTGTTTTCTACCCAAAAACGAGACCATGTCAAATGAGACAACAGCGCGGATTTCAAGTTTTAGTTAAACGCCTACTGAAAACCACACTAAAACGCCCTTCAATATTATGTATCAAGGTGGTCTTGATAGGTAAACCCTCCACTATATTATATCATTGaagtagccttgctgtcataattTTGATTTGTAACTCAACTAAACGCTGCCCAATACAAGATCTAGCTCCAAATCCAAATGGTAAGGTGGGGGCAAGTACGATAATGAAACCAGCGTTCTGGTTTGAATTTGTTGGGTTCATAGAAGTTTAAGGTTTCATTTAAGCTTATCACCTGATTTTGTGTTATCACAATGATATTTGCTGTAATTTCATAGTTTCTTACGACTAGTTTTTCGGTAGTCAGTCGTCCAGTTCCTATCAACACAGGATTCAAACGCATTGTCTCTTTCAAACAACTTCTCAGTGAACGAAGCTTGTCAATATGATGCTTAGTTATCGATTCCTGTACCGAGAGAAATTCTTGGATCTCTTTTTGCAAAGAGTCTCGAATGGCCTTCTCGTTTGCAATATGGTTAAGTAGATTGGCAACAGTGTAGGATGTAGTGTGTAGGCCAGCCATGAGAGTATCGATTATAAAAGATATCACATCAGACTGCTTTAGATGGTCTTTAAACAACCAATCGGAGAGATATAAAGCATTCGAAGCACTTTCCGTCTTTCTTTGTTCAACTTGCTCGGACACAAATCTGTATAAAACCTCTTGTGATTGTTCTAGCATTCCATAATAAGGGCATTTGGATGGCTGTTTCAACCACTTGTTGCTTTTGATTTCTGTTCCATCTGTGCCAGTTAAACTATTGTGTAACTCTTGTATTAGAGTTCGAACAAGTTCATCCTCTAATTTGTAGACGTTTAGATCAAGAAAGAGTTTCAGTGTACTACCAAGGGCCCACATATAAATTGCCTGAAAATTTCCAATTGTGTTTCTATTTTTCTCTAAACAATTATCAATCTGATCTATTAGAGCATGGTTAACTTCATCCAACTTTTCAATATTTGCTGCAACTTGTTGTATGGATAGTAATCGCTGATGAAACTGGTTCCGTTGCCTATACCAGCTGGGCTCGTTCTCGCAGAACAATCCACCATCAAGGTAAAGTTCTGGTCGGTCGAGTCGATATTTGAGTGAAGCTCTATGAGATCTCCTGAAAGGATACTTTCCATCTTGACGAACAAATGTCTCTACATCTTTCGGGTCGAATAGATGGAGGATAGAGTGATTTTTCATCCGATCTTCTCTAACAATCTATCCATAGTGCATCTGATTAAATAGGGCATTTTGAACAGAGTATCCATTTTGTAGTCACCGATAAGAGGTAAATACCTTCACAGGTTACCTATGAGAGGAAGTTTACGCGGCCCAGGTATAGAACTATAAATTGGTTGTTGAATATTGTTTGTAAAACGTTGAGAATAACTTTGTATCGCCTTTCATGATGACCAGTGATTCATTCAATAATCTTGAAGGTCCTAGAAATCTATAGAAAATGTGGCTGATTATGCAACACACTTGAGCTTGAAATATTGATCTTGACATTTCAAGGTTCTTGTTCAGTGATCGTCAAGTATTGATACTGATGTTGCGCACTATAGGTCCCAATGAGAAACTCGTTGGGACCCATGGTCCAGAATCTGCCGCATGAAGATGAAGAGAGAGTGAATTCATGTTTACTATGTGATCCAGCAAAACAATCGTCACGCATCGTGTTCTTTTTCTAATATGACACTTCTATTTAGATGAAATTGTATGGCATTGATGTTCATCGATTGAAAATTCCAACATCAAGGTGTGCTTACAACATATCCTACAAAGATAAATAATGTTCTGCTCCGGTGAATTGAAATTATCGAATTCATAGCGTTCGATGTGTGCTTGATGTTGAAAGATCCACATGAGTGACTTGTTCGAGCAGTCACAGAACGCATGGCGAGAATAGCTTTCTCCAAACGCACGTGGTTCTATTTATCATTAAGAATTTTTTGAATACCCCTATTCATCCTTGATTCGTGAACCTGACAATCTCAAGATGCAGATTCCTCCCCAACAACCTCATAGACACGGTCCATTGCACCAAACCAACAAATTGCACAAAGGCGGTCGACATGAGAAGAGATCAAGTGTTACAAATGCGCTCGGAATTAAATCGCTAGTAAAACCAGTCTCAAGAGTGAAACGTGAAGATAGATTAAATCAAGCTGGTCAGAGTAGAAAACTTAAGCGCGAGAGAGTTattgaagagaagaggaaacttgGTACAGAAAATCATCCTCCTCTCAATGTAGGCGTTCTGAATATTAGTAACAATTCTTGCAAAGCCTTTTTTAAGGGGATTGAAAGTCAAGATGATACCGTGCTCAAGGCTAGAAAAATCAATGATAGATCCCTGTATGTCCTTTCCAATCGTTTAAGAATGAGATTTAGACTCATTGCTCTGGATGCTACAAACTTTGACGAGACCATTGATATTATCAAAAGCCTGGATTTTTTAATCTTACTGAACTCAGTTGATCATATTGATGAGTATGATAACTATTGTGCTTCTAAACTCAATCGAGCCATCACCATACATTGTCTACCAACTATCATTCATGTTGTAGAAGATAATTCACTCGATAAAGATACTAGCTCGtcaaaaaaattcttaaatgcAAAAAGAATTCTTCGATCGAAGATAAAAGACGACAAAATACACTGTATTGAGCGTCCGCAAGATTATCAACAACTCCTCCACATATTAGGCAATAGCAAAAGGCTGCGATCACAATTCAAAGAGGCTCGATCTACTATAGTACCTGATAATGTTGAACTTGAGGATAATTCTCTCACATTTACCGGATTTGTTCGAAAGCGTATATTAAGTCCGAATGACCTTATACATATTACTGGCTACGGGGACTATCAAATTAAGCAAATAGATGTTTTACCTGATATAGTGGCATTGCGACCCACTTCGGTTGAAAGTCCCAAGGTTGTGCAAACGCTTTTGCCAGATCCAATGCAACAAGAGACTCTCGAGCAGGAAAATGAAATTGATCCAATGGAAGGAGAACAAACTTGGCCAACTGCTGATGAACTAGCAGCTGAAGTGGAACGTCGTAATACTAAAAAAGTGGTTAAGAAACTACCACCTGGAACTTCTGAGTATCAAGGTGCTTGGATACCCGAAGACTCTGATGGGGATTATTCTGATGTTTCTAGTGATGAAGATGGCGACACTACGATGAAAGAAATTATGGAAGACGATGTAGATGACGATGAGGAAAGCCAATCAGAAGATGAGATGGAACTTCAACAATCAGGTACAAATGATGATAGAGAGTCAATAATGGACGTAGAAGATTATGATAAAAGTCATTCAAGAGATAAAGAGCAAAAAATCTTGGGAAAACTAAGAGAAGCTAGACTAGATGAGATGTTTCCGGACGAAATCGACACGCCGGCAGATACTCCTGCGCGTGTAAGATTTGCGAAATACCGAGGTTTGAAGAGTTTTAGAACCTCTCAATGGGACCCGCAAGAGAACTTGCCCCCTGATTATAGTAAAATCTTCCAATTTCAAAACTTTCAGCATACTAAAAGACGTGTTCTAAGCGATCTTCCAACAGAAGGTGTCAATCCAGGACAGTACGTTCGAGTACACTTAAAAGATGTTTCTGGTGAGATAGCTGCTGATATTCTCAAGAAGAGCGTTTTACCAACTCTTTTTGGACTGCTCAAATATGAACGAAAGATGACAGTGATGAATATATTGATTAAAAGGCTCTCAGACAGCACTACAAGCTACCCCATCAAGTCAAAAGATGAGCTTATATTTTATGTTGGCTTCAGAAAATTTAAAGCCAGACCATTGTTCACCGCGCATAGTGCTTCTCCCAAATTCAAATATGAACGCTTTTTACGTGATGATATTGCGATGGTGGCTACTGTTTATTCACCCATCACATTTCCTCCTGCACCTGTTCTCGTATTCCGAGAAGGCTATAAAGGAGAGAAGGATTTAGTAGCCTCTGGTTCGGTTTTGGATGCCAATCCCAGCCGTCTAATCATAAAACGTATTCGACTTAGCGGACATCCATtcaaaattcactcaaaatcagcAGTGATCCGATTCATGTTCTTCAACGGTGAGGATGTAACATACTTCAAGCCGGTCGAGTTGACATCTAAATACAATCGACGAGGCCATATCACAGAGCCACTCGGAACTCACGGACATATGAAGTGCCTCTTCGATAAAAGAATACGCTCGGATGATTGTGTATTTATGAACCTGTACAAGAGAGTTTTCCCTAAGTGGATCTATTTGCCGATATATGATTTGTGAGTTTCATTGAAAACATTAAAATAACCTAGTTCTTTGCAAGCAACCTTTGTAACCTTTTTGAAGGTATTCATAACCTTTACCAGTTAACAGATGTGATTTCAATCATTCTTATTGATCTAAATGACATTTGATTAGTGAGGACTTGAACTGCCGATTCAAAGAGAAAAGAGTAAGAGATTCTTTGTGCCGAAGCGATCACAATCTCGAGTCATCAATAGCAAAGTAATCGTCCATCAGATTGATCACTCGCGATTCCAATGGTGTACTGATAGAATATCAACATGAAGTTAATCAATTTCGCTTATACCTTCCTCAATTTTAGTCTCGTCCTCGTGCTCGTTTCTGTAAAAGGAGACGAGGGCGCCTCTGAAAACCAGATCGTTGAATATCATTCAAGCACCTCTGCACCAGATACATTAAGTAACAATTACGAAGCGGACGAGGTGATTGGCAAGTCTCCTGTAAGTAAAATATTTGAGTCGAGGAAGCTACTATTGCTTTAAAGTCAGGCCATTAAATACAAAATATGCCCCTCTCTTAATTAGGCTCAACTCATAAGAATGAGAGGTTTCGGTGCTGAGGTGCATCATGCAAAGACCAAAGATGGTTATTACATCCACGTTGTGCACATAATCAACCCTGAAATTGATCGTAGCAAACTTCGAAGACCAGTGATCTTCAACCATGGCTTACTGGAGAGTTCCACTATTTGGTTGATCAATGCGAACAAAGTTAAACCTCTGCCTTATGAGCACCAATGTGGTGAGATATCACCCAGTCAATTAAGTGCCAATGAAACGCAATATTTGAATGGGCCGATGATGTTGGCCAATCATGGATTTGATGTCTGGTTGATGTCCATGCGAGGAACAGATTGGTCATTGAAACACGAAACTCTCAGCGCAAAGGATCCTGAATTTTGGGACTACTGTCTGGATGATTTTGCGCTTGTTGATGTGCCAACTGTTATTGATTATGTTCTTCGCAAAACTGGTAGCAAAAAGGTGGGCTACATTGGCCACTCACAAGCGACTTTCTCAATATTTGGCCTCTTGGCAACCATCCCAAGTTATGCCGATATTGTTGAGCCAGTGATTGCTGTGGCACCAGTTGCATTCTTTGATCACATCACCTCTGTAGCACGATTGCTATTTCTTGGAACTTTAACCGCCACCAACAAAGACAAACACGGTCCCTTTCCAAAAGAGGCAAAAGAACTTCGGACTACTCTAGCTTCAGTTTGTAAAAGACCCGGCTCGTTTCTTAAAACTGCTTGCGATCTGGTGGAAATGCTTATTTCTGGCAAAGGCGACAAGTGGCTGTTAGGATACTTTGCCCATTTGCCATTCTTCACAAGCTTGAAAGTGCTGCGCcattttggtcaattaattcagaGTAAACGCTATCAAATGTACGATTACGGGGCGGAAGAAAACAAGCGTATTTATGGATCAACAAGATCGCCTTCTTATAATATCAAACGCATTAGATCAAAATCTTTATGTCTCATTAGCACTAAATCTGACGCTTTGTCTCCGCCAACAGATGTTTCAAGGTTCAAGAATCAATTAACTGTGCCATTGTACAAAGACATTTTTATTGATAAAGACTTTGACCATTTCGACTTGATCACCAGCGCTGGTGCAAAAGAACTAGTTTTCAAACCAATCATGGCAATATTTGAGGAATTTGAACTGAACTCTGCTAATTGTGTGCCGCAACAACAATCTTCTGATTACAAAGAAGACTTCACTAACGAAATCGGATTAGAGTACCATAAGGAAAAAGATCAGGTTGAAAACGAAGCAACCGCGAACTAGCTGGAAGTGGTTCAAGTTTGGTAACAAGAATGACAAGAGCCGTATTACATACCATCTCGACATGACAAGATGCAACATTCATAGATTCAATTAAATAAAACTCGACTACATATATTGCTAACATCCCATTTTGTTGTGCCTGTTGAGCTTGTGAGTTGAAAAGTTTGCTCTGTTTATATCTAATCCTGTTTGTAATATGAAAATGGACAATTTTAGTCGGTGTAAGCTTGGAGAATAATTTAGATTAGCTTGTGTTCATACTTCAAAGCTTGAAGAACGAGCTAGCCATGCTAGATTTATCTGATATTGTTAGGGAATTAAGCTTAGAAACTTCGTCTGGACTTAATTTGAGGACTGTGCTAACACTGGAATAAGCCTTTGTTTTTGCTCTGTATGATTACTATCTAAAGTTAAAAACTTGAATACTATATTCTTTAGATACTCTAAATTTTCTGCTAATCTCCATTCGATCGGATACCCGTTGCATGCGTCCTTATTTCCTCTTTTAAGGCTTAACTTGCTCTGAGAGCAACGAATTAGTACTCTCACTATCTAAATAAGCTTTGGTAAGGTTGTCGATTTGAATTTGCGCATCCTCAAGGACAGAACTTCGACTGACAATCTCGAATGTAGTTGGTTTTAGGTGCACATAGCCATCAATTGATGAACTAGAATTGGTTTGAGAGCCATCCTTGATTGAAGCACTGGGCGACAATCTAGTTGTATTATCTTCGAGTCTTTCATCAGGTGTCGATGGATTATTGGCAGTTGTGGTGGCTTGAATTGCACCATTGATCTCATCACTCGCATTCCTGGAAAGATCTTGGTTGCCCGACCAAAACTCACCAGATCCTGGTTCTTTTAATTTTGTTCTAAACTGTTTTAATGCAGTTTTTAAATTCTCGTTCTCTCTCGAGAGTGTCTCACATTTATTGTCTAAGGTTGCAATTAGTTTAACATCTCTTGGATTACTTCTAGTTGTTTCTGAAACTGGCGCGTCTCTTCGGCCAGCTCCCTATTTCTTTCCAATGATCTAAATAACTGAGACTCCAAGTTTATCATTTGCTTAGCCTGCTCATCATTGAGTTCTTTCATTTGTTTATACCTTTCATCCACGAAAGTTCTATTGGGTGGG
This portion of the Cryptomeria japonica unplaced genomic scaffold, Sugi_1.0 HiC_scaffold_753, whole genome shotgun sequence genome encodes:
- the LOC131872744 gene encoding uncharacterized protein LOC131872744 → MKNHSILHLFDPKDVETFVRQDGKYPFRRSHRASLKYRLDRPELYLDGGLFCENEPSWYRQRNQFHQRLLSIQQVAANIEKLDEVNHALIDQIDNCLEKNRNTIGNFQAIYMWALGSTLKLFLDLNVYKLEDELVRTLIQELHNSLTGTDGTEIKSNKWLKQPSKCPYYGMLEQSQEVLYRFVSEQVEQRKTESASNALYLSDWLFKDHLKQSDVISFIIDTLMAGLHTTSYTVANLLNHIANEKAIRDSLQKEIQEFLSVQESITKHHIDKLRSLRSCLKETMRLNPVLIGTGRLTTEKLVVRNYEITANIIVITQNQVISLNETLNFYEPNKFKPERWFHYRTCPHLTIWIWS
- the LOC131872745 gene encoding uncharacterized protein LOC131872745, with amino-acid sequence MQIPPQQPHRHGPLHQTNKLHKGGRHEKRSSVTNALGIKSLVKPVSRVKREDRLNQAGQSRKLKRERVIEEKRKLGTENHPPLNVGVLNISNNSCKAFFKGIESQDDTVLKARKINDRSLYVLSNRLRMRFRLIALDATNFDETIDIIKSLDFLILLNSVDHIDEYDNYCASKLNRAITIHCLPTIIHVVEDNSLDKDTSSSKKFLNAKRILRSKIKDDKIHCIERPQDYQQLLHILGNSKRLRSQFKEARSTIVPDNVELEDNSLTFTGFVRKRILSPNDLIHITGYGDYQIKQIDVLPDIVALRPTSVESPKVVQTLLPDPMQQETLEQENEIDPMEGEQTWPTADELAAEVERRNTKKVVKKLPPGTSEYQGAWIPEDSDGDYSDVSSDEDGDTTMKEIMEDDVDDDEESQSEDEMELQQSGTNDDRESIMDVEDYDKSHSRDKEQKILGKLREARLDEMFPDEIDTPADTPARVRFAKYRGLKSFRTSQWDPQENLPPDYSKIFQFQNFQHTKRRVLSDLPTEGVNPGQYVRVHLKDVSGEIAADILKKSVLPTLFGLLKYERKMTVMNILIKRLSDSTTSYPIKSKDELIFYVGFRKFKARPLFTAHSASPKFKYERFLRDDIAMVATVYSPITFPPAPVLVFREGYKGEKDLVASGSVLDANPSRLIIKRIRLSGHPFKIHSKSAVIRFMFFNGEDVTYFKPVELTSKYNRRGHITEPLGTHGHMKCLFDKRIRSDDCVFMNLYKRVFPKWIYLPIYDL
- the LOC131872746 gene encoding uncharacterized protein LOC131872746, with the protein product MRGFGAEVHHAKTKDGYYIHVVHIINPEIDRSKLRRPVIFNHGLLESSTIWLINANKVKPLPYEHQCGEISPSQLSANETQYLNGPMMLANHGFDVWLMSMRGTDWSLKHETLSAKDPEFWDYCLDDFALVDVPTVIDYVLRKTGSKKVGYIGHSQATFSIFGLLATIPSYADIVEPVIAVAPVAFFDHITSVARLLFLGTLTATNKDKHGPFPKEAKELRTTLASVCKRPGSFLKTACDLVEMLISGKGDKWLLGYFAHLPFFTSLKVLRHFGQLIQSKRYQMYDYGAEENKRIYGSTRSPSYNIKRIRSKSLCLISTKSDALSPPTDVSRFKNQLTVPLYKDIFIDKDFDHFDLITSAGAKELVFKPIMAIFEEFELNSANCVPQQQSSDYKEDFTNEIGLEYHKEKDQVENEATAN